TCAATAGATTACACTCTGAAAAATTTTCAGGAGGTGAACGGTGATGAGTGATTTTGGTGTGTTATCCCTGTTGCCACCTCTAGTTGCTATAGTACTTGCAATATGGACTAAAAGGGTTGTCTTTGCTCTATTTGCAGGTGTTTGGACTGGAGGAGTCATGGCAGCAGGATGGAACCCAATAACTGGAACTATCAAAACGTTCGAATGGGTTATAAACAACGTTACCGACAGTTGGAATGCAACAATACTCGTATTCGACTTCCTCATCGGTGCTGGCGTTGGGCTGATTTATAAGTCAGGAGGAGTTCACGCAGTTGCTAACGCAATAACAAAGAGAATAAAAACAAGTAGGGATGCTTCATTGCTAGGATGGCTTCTTGGAGTGCTCGTGTTCTTTGATGACTATACGAACACGATTATAGTGGGTAACACGATGAGGCCTATAACGGACAAGATGAGGGTTTCCAGAGAGATGCTCGCCTATATAGACGACTCAACAGCAGCCCCAGTAGCGGGTATAGCTATAGTATCAACGTGGATTGGATACGAGCTCGGTCTTATTAAGGAGGCCTTCTCAAAGCTCAACATTACGATGGGAGAGTACTATGCCTGGCTCCACAGTGTTCCCTATAGGTTCTACTCAATATTCGCAATAATTCTCGTGTTCATAGTAGCATACACACACAGGCACTATGGTGCAATGCTGAAGGCCGAGATGAGAGCAAGAACTACAGGAAAAGTCGTGAGAGATGGAGCAAAACCACTCATGGCAACGGAGAGCGATCTTGGAACTCCAAAAATCGAGAAAGGTAGCATTCACTTCTTCGTATGGCCAATACTCGCCCTAGTTTTCGTGACCCTATATGGTCTCTACTACACTGGTAAATCAGCATGTGAAGGAACATGTGGCATGATGGACATTTTGGGTAATGCAGATTCAGCTACATCTCTGCTCTGGGGTTCATTTGCAATGGTGATAGTTGCCCTGGCACTAGTACTCTTCACAAAGACAATGACAGTAGAAGAAGCCGAGAATGCAATAATTCAGGGAATGAAGCAGATGATGATGGCAACTGTTATTTTAGTTCTAGCATGGAGCATTAAGAGTGCAACCGAGGCAGTTGGAACTGCCGACTATGTTGTAAGGCTTGCGGAGAGTGCAAAGGTCCCAGCGGGGGTTATTCCAATAATAATATTCCTAACAGCAATGTTCATCTCATTCACGACGGGAACAAGCTGGGGAACCTTCGGAATTTTAATGCCGATAGCAATACCACTTGCCTATAAACTCGCTCCTCACGACCCACACGTTCTCTTCGCCAGCATAGGCGCTGTCTTCGCTGGAGGTATCTTCGGAGACCACTGCTCTCCAATTAGCGATACAACGATAATGAGTTCGATGTTCTCAGGTTCTGACCACATAGACCACGTCACAACCCAGATACCATACGCCGTAACGGCGGCAAGTGTTGGTATAGTTCTATACATCCTCTTCGCAGTCGGAATAAGAAGTCCAGTGGTGCTTCTCCCAATAGGCCTAGTTCTCTTAGTCTTAGCATGGTACTTCCTCAGCGAATGGTATGGGAAGAAGTACGGCATACCCCACGGAAGAGTTCCAATTTACCCAACTGAAATTTCTGAGTGAACTTTTAATTTTCCTTTTCTATTTATCTCTTAGGTGTGACTCATGGGATTGATAGAGGATAAAGCTCTAGTCGAAGCAGCACTTTTCGTGGCGGGAAGACCGCTTAGCGTCAAAGAGTTATCAAAAGCGTTGGGGATAAAATCCCTGGACTATCTAGAGAAGCTTATAGAACTGATAGCAAGTGAATACGCAGAAAGAAAAAGTGCAATAGAAGTGGTAAAAGTCGCCGGAGATAAGTGGGTAATGCAGGTAAAGCAGGAGTACTCACAGAGGGTCATTCATCTCATGCCAAAGCCCGAGCTAAGACCTGGAGAGCTGAAGAC
This is a stretch of genomic DNA from Pyrococcus sp. ST04. It encodes these proteins:
- a CDS encoding Na+/H+ antiporter NhaC family protein, whose product is MSDFGVLSLLPPLVAIVLAIWTKRVVFALFAGVWTGGVMAAGWNPITGTIKTFEWVINNVTDSWNATILVFDFLIGAGVGLIYKSGGVHAVANAITKRIKTSRDASLLGWLLGVLVFFDDYTNTIIVGNTMRPITDKMRVSREMLAYIDDSTAAPVAGIAIVSTWIGYELGLIKEAFSKLNITMGEYYAWLHSVPYRFYSIFAIILVFIVAYTHRHYGAMLKAEMRARTTGKVVRDGAKPLMATESDLGTPKIEKGSIHFFVWPILALVFVTLYGLYYTGKSACEGTCGMMDILGNADSATSLLWGSFAMVIVALALVLFTKTMTVEEAENAIIQGMKQMMMATVILVLAWSIKSATEAVGTADYVVRLAESAKVPAGVIPIIIFLTAMFISFTTGTSWGTFGILMPIAIPLAYKLAPHDPHVLFASIGAVFAGGIFGDHCSPISDTTIMSSMFSGSDHIDHVTTQIPYAVTAASVGIVLYILFAVGIRSPVVLLPIGLVLLVLAWYFLSEWYGKKYGIPHGRVPIYPTEISE